The proteins below come from a single Miscanthus floridulus cultivar M001 chromosome 1, ASM1932011v1, whole genome shotgun sequence genomic window:
- the LOC136504294 gene encoding heparanase-like protein 2 — translation MELRLRLLLLLLLALICLHAPRWASAQQPEEATVIVKGSSRIAATDDNYVCATIDWWPPEKCNYNQCPWGQASILNLDLDHPFLAEAIQAFDHLRIRLGGSLQDRVVYDVGTESPCSPFTNVSNGLFGFSAGCLGMDRWDKLNDLFQRTGAIVTFGVNALYGRYNVRRSIWAGKWNSTNAYDFIKYTISKGYPVSSWEFGNELSGHGIGAKVDAKLYGKDVIEFKSILRQLYKAPLSQPLLLAPGGFFDQQWYSQLLETSGHGVVNALSHHVYNLGGGNDVHLIRKILDPKYLDRAEDTYRDMQLTIQRHGTWASAWVSESGGVFNNGGLLVSNTFINSIWYLDQLGMASQYNTKVFCRQTLIGGNYGLLDTETFLPNPDYYSALLWHRLMGNGVLSVDINAPRQIRAYAHCRKQQQGITLLLINLSNTTGYNVTLLNDINVSLGKRPDFEKRSSFTHRLKKAVSWLARKPPSNTKRREEYHLTAKDGDLQSKTMLLNGVPLELGDAGSIPAMDPVLVAVDSPVHLAPTSIAFVVLPKFEAKACS, via the exons ATGGAGCTGAGGctgaggctgctgctgctgctgctgcttgcgctcATCTGTCTGCATGCTCCCCGTTGGGCTTCGGCTCAGCAGCCGGAGGAGGCGACGGTTATAGTTAAAGGCTCCAGTAGGATTGCTGCCACGGATGACAACTACGTCTGTGCTACAATTGATTGGTGGCCTCCGGAGAAGTGCAACTACAATCAGTGTCCATGGGGCCAGGCGTCAATTCTTAATCTG GATTTGGATCACCCATTTCTTGCTGAAGCCATTCAAG CATTTGACCATTTGAGGATTAGGCTGGGAGGCTCCTTGCAAGACCGAGTTGTTTATGATGTGGGAACAGAAAGTCCATGCTCCCCATTCACAAATGTATCCAATGGCTTGTTTGGTTTCTCAGCTGGTTGCCTCGGTATGGATAGGTGGGACAAACTGAATGATCTATTTCAGAGAACAGG AGCAATTGTCACATTTGGTGTGAATGCACTCTATGGGAGGTATAATGTCCGGCGTTCCATCTGGGCAGGCAAATGGAACTCCACAAATGCATATGATTTTATAAAATACACAATCTCAAAGGGATACCCAGTTAGCTCTTGGGAATTTG GCAATGAGCTGAGTGGGCATGGAATCGGAGCGAAAGTTGATGCTAAACTTTACGGAAAGGATGTAATTGAATTTAAATCCATCCTTCGGCAATTGTATAAGGCACCACTGTCCCAGCCACTCCTGTTAGCCCCGGGAGGGTTCTTTGATCAACAGTGGTATTCTCAGCTACTTGAGACTTCAGGTCATGGTGTTGTTAATGCCCTATCTCACCATGTATACAATCTTGGTGGAG GGAATGATGTTCATCTTATAAGGAAGATCTTAGACCCAAAGTACTTAGATCGTGCTGAAGATACTTACAGAGACATGCAACTTACCATCCAAAGGCATGGAACATGGGCTTCTGCTTGGGTCAGTGAAAGTGGCGGTGTATTCAACAATGGTGGTCTACTGGTGTCAAATACATTCATCAACAGCATCTG GTATCTAGATCAGCTTGGGATGGCATCTCAGTACAACACAAAAGTGTTCTGCAGGCAGACTCTCATCGGTGGCAACTATGGACTGCTTGACACAGAAACTTTTCTGCCAAATCCTGATTACTACAG TGCTCTACTATGGCATCGGCTTATGGGCAATGGAGTTCTTTCAGTTGATATCAATGCACCACGTCAAATACGTGCTTATGCTCATTGTAGGAAACAGCAG CAAGGCATCACGCTTCTGTTGATCAACCTAAGCAATACTACTGGATACAACGTCACTCTCCTGAATGACATCAACGTCAGCCTCGGTAAAAGACCTGACTTTGAGAAGCGCAGTTCTTTCACACACAGGCTCAAGAAAGCAGTCTCATGGCTGGCAAGGAAACCACCAAGCAACACCAAGAGGAGGGAGGAGTACCATCTGACCGCCAAGGACGGTGATCTCCAGAGCAAGACGATGCTGCTCAACGGGGTCCCGTTAGAACTTGGAGATGCTGGCAGCATTCCAGCTATGGATCCGGTGCTCGTTGCCGTTGATTCGCCGGTACACCTAGCACCAACATCCATCGCCTTCGTAGTTCTACCCAAGTTTGAGGCCAAGGCTTGTTCTTGA
- the LOC136504307 gene encoding pentatricopeptide repeat-containing protein At3g29290-like isoform X1: protein MATVWSGCSTSYGSFGQELPPRGKGCGGDGTKFRPRSGGQISGDARLAQGLSAAMVTVGACVCRAAPCLLDSEVDGKEDVGVGFWAVDGERHADGHDGGKRRGPRRRPTRPTVFQEEVGARSAPPAMASEPDRKSEHGASRLHFLEERDEATLSRRLIKLSQNNKVRSATELFDSMRASGLQPSARACNSLLACYVRRSSLADAMRLFEFMKGKGMATGQTYTLILKAVASNQGYVSALEMFNKIEEEEDSKKIIDVIVYNIMISVCGRAKEWMLVERLWRRLEENSLSGTLLTYDLLVSIFVQCGQSELAIVAYQEMLQSGLDPSEDIMKAIIASCTKEGKWEFALSTFSRMLSAGMKPSLILFNSIINSLGKAGQDELAFRMYRLLKKSGLKPDQYTWSALLSGLYRYGRCWDCLELFQGIKAKHPTLLNDHLYNIALMSCEKLGQWEHGLQLLWMMEKSGLKISVVSYNHVIGACEVASEPKVALKVYQRMINQRCLPDTFTHLSVIRACIWGSLWTEVEDILEQVAPDSSIYNAVIHGLCLRGKIGLANRVYAKMRSIRLVPDGKTRAFMLQHIATD from the exons ATGGCTACAGTTTGGAGCGGCTGCAGCACGAGCTACGGCTCCTTCGGCCAAGAGCTGCCCCCGCGCGGCAAGGGATGCGGTGGTGATGGCACAAAATTCCGTCCGCGAAGCGGAGGCCAGATCAGTGGCGACGCCCGCCTGGCACAAGGTCTAAGCGCCGCCATGGTTACGGTCGGAGCTTGCGTTTGTAGGGCGGCTCCATGCTTACTTGATTCGGAGGTCGACGGGAAGGAGGACGTCGGCGTTGGGTTTTGGGCCGTCGATGGTGAACGGCACGCtgatggccatgatggtggcaaGAGGCGCGGGCCGCGTCGGCGTCCGACGAGGCCGACCGTTTTTCAGGAGGAGGTGGGCGCAAGAAGTGCTCCACCGGCGATGGCGTCGGAGCCGGACAGGAAATCTGAGCATGGGGCGTCGAGGCTGCACTTCTTGGAGGAGAGGGACGAGGCGACGCTGTCCAGAAGGTTGATAAAGCTCAGCCAAAACAACAAGGTCAGGAGTGCCACTGAGCTGTTTGATTCAATGCGCGCATCTGGGCTGCAGCCAAGCGCACGTGCCTGCAACTCCCTGTTAGCTTGCTATGTGCGGAGAAGTTCATTGGCGGATGCAATGAGGTTGTTTGAGTTCATGAAGGGGAAAGGAATGGCAACAGGGCAAACGTATACCTTGATACTCAAGGCTGTTGCGAGCAATCAGGGTTATGTTTCTGCATTGGAAATGTTCAATaagattgaggaggaggaagatTCAAAGAAAATCATTGATGTGATTGTTTATAATATAATGATATCTGTGTGTGGAAGAGCAAAAGAATGGATGCTTGTGGAGAGACTATGGAGAAGGCTAGAGGAGAATTCTTTGAGTGGGACTTTGCTGACATATGATTTGTTAGTCAGCATATTCGTGCAATGTGGACAGTCTGAGTTAGCAATTGTCGCATATCAGGAAATGCTCCAGAGCGGACTAGATCCGAGCGAGGATATAATGAAGGCTATCATTGCTTCCTGCACTAAAGAAGGGAAGTGGGAGTTTGCACTGTCCACATTTAGTAGAATGCTGAGTGCTGGCATGAAACCCAGTTTAATTTTGTTCAATTCAATTATCAACTCACTAGGGAAGGCTGGTCAAGATGAACTCGCCTTTAGGATGTACCGTCTTCTGAAAAAATCAGGCCTTAAGCCTGATCAATATACATGGAGTGCACTGTTGTCGGGATTATACAGGTATGGGCGATGCTGGGACTGCCTAGAGCTTTTCCAAGGAATCAAAGCCAAGCATCCGACGCTCTTAAATGATCATCTCTACAACATTGCTTTGATGTCTTGCGAAAAGCTTGGTCAATGGGAACATGGTTTGCAGCTGTTGTGGATGATGGAAAAAAGTGGACTGAAAATATCAGTGGTATCTTACAATCATGTGATAGGTGCTTGTGAGGTTGCTAGCGAGCCAAAAGTTGCTCTTAAAGTGTACCAGCGCATGATTAATCAAAGGTGTTTGCCAGACACATTCACACATTTATCTGTTATACGAGCTTGCATCTGGGGATCTCTTTGGACTGAAGTGGAGGATATATTAGAG CAGGTGGCTCCAGACTCTTCGATCTACAATGCGGTCATCCATGGGCTGTGTTTGCGAGGCAAGATCGGGCTGGCCAACAGGGTGTACGCCAAGATGCGGAGCATTAGGCTCGTACCGGATGGCAAGACGAGGGCGTTCATGCTTCAGCACATTGCTACGGACTAG
- the LOC136504307 gene encoding pentatricopeptide repeat-containing protein At3g29290-like isoform X2 produces MATVWSGCSTSYGSFGQELPPRGKGCGGDGTKFRPRSGGQISGDARLAQGLSAAMVTVGACVCRAAPCLLDSEVDGKEDVGVGFWAVDGERHADGHDGGKRRGPRRRPTRPTVFQEEVGARSAPPAMASEPDRKSEHGASRLHFLEERDEATLSRRLIKLSQNNKVRSATELFDSMRASGLQPSARACNSLLACYVRRSSLADAMRLFEFMKGKGMATGQTYTLILKAVASNQGYVSALEMFNKIEEEEDSKKIIDVIVYNIMISVCGRAKEWMLVERLWRRLEENSLSGTLLTYDLLVSIFVQCGQSELAIVAYQEMLQSGLDPSEDIMKAIIASCTKEGKWEFALSTFSRMLSAGMKPSLILFNSIINSLGKAGQDELAFRMYRLLKKSGLKPDQYTWSALLSGLYRYGRCWDCLELFQGIKAKHPTLLNDHLYNIALMSCEKLGQWEHGLQLLWMMEKSGLKISVVSYNHVIGACEVASEPKVALKVYQRMINQRCLPDTFTHLSVIRACIWGSLWTEVEDILEVAPDSSIYNAVIHGLCLRGKIGLANRVYAKMRSIRLVPDGKTRAFMLQHIATD; encoded by the exons ATGGCTACAGTTTGGAGCGGCTGCAGCACGAGCTACGGCTCCTTCGGCCAAGAGCTGCCCCCGCGCGGCAAGGGATGCGGTGGTGATGGCACAAAATTCCGTCCGCGAAGCGGAGGCCAGATCAGTGGCGACGCCCGCCTGGCACAAGGTCTAAGCGCCGCCATGGTTACGGTCGGAGCTTGCGTTTGTAGGGCGGCTCCATGCTTACTTGATTCGGAGGTCGACGGGAAGGAGGACGTCGGCGTTGGGTTTTGGGCCGTCGATGGTGAACGGCACGCtgatggccatgatggtggcaaGAGGCGCGGGCCGCGTCGGCGTCCGACGAGGCCGACCGTTTTTCAGGAGGAGGTGGGCGCAAGAAGTGCTCCACCGGCGATGGCGTCGGAGCCGGACAGGAAATCTGAGCATGGGGCGTCGAGGCTGCACTTCTTGGAGGAGAGGGACGAGGCGACGCTGTCCAGAAGGTTGATAAAGCTCAGCCAAAACAACAAGGTCAGGAGTGCCACTGAGCTGTTTGATTCAATGCGCGCATCTGGGCTGCAGCCAAGCGCACGTGCCTGCAACTCCCTGTTAGCTTGCTATGTGCGGAGAAGTTCATTGGCGGATGCAATGAGGTTGTTTGAGTTCATGAAGGGGAAAGGAATGGCAACAGGGCAAACGTATACCTTGATACTCAAGGCTGTTGCGAGCAATCAGGGTTATGTTTCTGCATTGGAAATGTTCAATaagattgaggaggaggaagatTCAAAGAAAATCATTGATGTGATTGTTTATAATATAATGATATCTGTGTGTGGAAGAGCAAAAGAATGGATGCTTGTGGAGAGACTATGGAGAAGGCTAGAGGAGAATTCTTTGAGTGGGACTTTGCTGACATATGATTTGTTAGTCAGCATATTCGTGCAATGTGGACAGTCTGAGTTAGCAATTGTCGCATATCAGGAAATGCTCCAGAGCGGACTAGATCCGAGCGAGGATATAATGAAGGCTATCATTGCTTCCTGCACTAAAGAAGGGAAGTGGGAGTTTGCACTGTCCACATTTAGTAGAATGCTGAGTGCTGGCATGAAACCCAGTTTAATTTTGTTCAATTCAATTATCAACTCACTAGGGAAGGCTGGTCAAGATGAACTCGCCTTTAGGATGTACCGTCTTCTGAAAAAATCAGGCCTTAAGCCTGATCAATATACATGGAGTGCACTGTTGTCGGGATTATACAGGTATGGGCGATGCTGGGACTGCCTAGAGCTTTTCCAAGGAATCAAAGCCAAGCATCCGACGCTCTTAAATGATCATCTCTACAACATTGCTTTGATGTCTTGCGAAAAGCTTGGTCAATGGGAACATGGTTTGCAGCTGTTGTGGATGATGGAAAAAAGTGGACTGAAAATATCAGTGGTATCTTACAATCATGTGATAGGTGCTTGTGAGGTTGCTAGCGAGCCAAAAGTTGCTCTTAAAGTGTACCAGCGCATGATTAATCAAAGGTGTTTGCCAGACACATTCACACATTTATCTGTTATACGAGCTTGCATCTGGGGATCTCTTTGGACTGAAGTGGAGGATATATTAGAG GTGGCTCCAGACTCTTCGATCTACAATGCGGTCATCCATGGGCTGTGTTTGCGAGGCAAGATCGGGCTGGCCAACAGGGTGTACGCCAAGATGCGGAGCATTAGGCTCGTACCGGATGGCAAGACGAGGGCGTTCATGCTTCAGCACATTGCTACGGACTAG
- the LOC136550314 gene encoding remorin-like isoform X2 translates to MDGDSKKLRVRFSGVGKGGRGGRQTSAIESTPIGRAEMNSSGEYDAAFAATIAAAAFAIAASEEKLATQKKSVPIEEVPPALSPVKRGESTKKPAGGNKIARWFSGKEPLEHDDDGPVNVSVRRPLKPAPGMPEDMPADHKVAPKILETSLSVKKGSGSSSKSADRKGSKKFEQEQAVQKAPSAVRPATSYHSRWNGEDAAGVTAIGGTGSKADEWEKAKLARVKEEYEKMMETIAEWETEKKTELDRKRAKALEEYNQEMTRISKIAGGARSMAEERKYNDENKIKEKARKIRSTGKPSHTCACF, encoded by the exons ATGGACGGCGACTCGAAGAAGCTGAG GGTTCGGTTTTCTGGAGTAGGAAAGGGAGGTAGAGGTGGACGCCAGACTTCAGCCATAGAAAGCACGCCTATTGGAAGAG CGGAAATGAACAGCAGTGGAGAATATGATGCTGCATTCGCAGCCACAATTGCAGCGGCAGCATTTGCAATCGCTGCCAGTGAAGAGAAGCTTGCAACTCAGAAGAAGTCTGTCCCCATTGAGGAGGTGCCCCCAGCCCTGTCGCCAGTCAAGAGAGGTGAAAGCACCAAAAAACCTGCTGGAGGCAACAAAATCGCAAGATGGTTTAGCGGCAAAGAGCCTCTAGAACACGACGATGACGGTCCAG TTAACGTATCGGTGAGGAGGCCACTGAAACCAGCACCTGGAATGCCTGAGGATATGCCTGCAGATCACAAGGTGGCACCCAAGATACTTGAAACTTCTCTGAGTGTGAAGAAGGGTTCAGGATCCTCCAGCAAGTCAGCAGACAGGAAAGGAAGCAAGAAGTTTGAGCAAGAACAGGCTGTTCAGAAAGCGCCCTCGGCCGTCAGGCCAGCCACATCATATCATTCTAGATGGAATGGAGAAGACGCAGCAGGAGTAACTGCTATTGGCGGCACGGGATCTAAGGCTGATGAATGGGAGAAGGCAAAGCTTGCAAGAGTTAAAGAGGA GTATGAAAAGATGATGGAGACCATAGCTGAATGGGAAACTGAGAAGAAG ACTGAGCTGGACAGAAAGAGAGCAAAAGCACTAGAAGAATACAACCAGGAGATGACAAGGATCAGCAAAAttgctggaggagcaaggtcaaTGGCAGAGGAACGAAAATACAACGATGAGAATAAGATCAAAGAGAAGGCGCGCAAGATACGATCCACAGGAAAGCCTTCCCACACATGTGCTTGCTTTTGA
- the LOC136550314 gene encoding remorin-like isoform X1 → MDGDSKKLRVRFSGVGKGGRGGRQTSAIESTPIGRAEMNSSGEYDAAFAATIAAAAFAIAASEEKLATQKKSVPIEEVPPALSPVKRGESTKKPAGGNKIARWFSGKEPLEHDDDGPVNVSVRRPLKPAPGMPEDMPADHKVAPKILETSLSVKKGSGSSSKSADRKGSKKFEQEQAVQKAPSAVRPATSYHSRWNGEDAAGVTAIGGTGSKADEWEKAKLARVKEEYEKMMETIAEWETEKKVKARRQKEKKETELDRKRAKALEEYNQEMTRISKIAGGARSMAEERKYNDENKIKEKARKIRSTGKPSHTCACF, encoded by the exons ATGGACGGCGACTCGAAGAAGCTGAG GGTTCGGTTTTCTGGAGTAGGAAAGGGAGGTAGAGGTGGACGCCAGACTTCAGCCATAGAAAGCACGCCTATTGGAAGAG CGGAAATGAACAGCAGTGGAGAATATGATGCTGCATTCGCAGCCACAATTGCAGCGGCAGCATTTGCAATCGCTGCCAGTGAAGAGAAGCTTGCAACTCAGAAGAAGTCTGTCCCCATTGAGGAGGTGCCCCCAGCCCTGTCGCCAGTCAAGAGAGGTGAAAGCACCAAAAAACCTGCTGGAGGCAACAAAATCGCAAGATGGTTTAGCGGCAAAGAGCCTCTAGAACACGACGATGACGGTCCAG TTAACGTATCGGTGAGGAGGCCACTGAAACCAGCACCTGGAATGCCTGAGGATATGCCTGCAGATCACAAGGTGGCACCCAAGATACTTGAAACTTCTCTGAGTGTGAAGAAGGGTTCAGGATCCTCCAGCAAGTCAGCAGACAGGAAAGGAAGCAAGAAGTTTGAGCAAGAACAGGCTGTTCAGAAAGCGCCCTCGGCCGTCAGGCCAGCCACATCATATCATTCTAGATGGAATGGAGAAGACGCAGCAGGAGTAACTGCTATTGGCGGCACGGGATCTAAGGCTGATGAATGGGAGAAGGCAAAGCTTGCAAGAGTTAAAGAGGA GTATGAAAAGATGATGGAGACCATAGCTGAATGGGAAACTGAGAAGAAGGTGAAGGCGAGAcgccaaaaagaaaagaaagag ACTGAGCTGGACAGAAAGAGAGCAAAAGCACTAGAAGAATACAACCAGGAGATGACAAGGATCAGCAAAAttgctggaggagcaaggtcaaTGGCAGAGGAACGAAAATACAACGATGAGAATAAGATCAAAGAGAAGGCGCGCAAGATACGATCCACAGGAAAGCCTTCCCACACATGTGCTTGCTTTTGA
- the LOC136550314 gene encoding remorin-like isoform X3: MNSSGEYDAAFAATIAAAAFAIAASEEKLATQKKSVPIEEVPPALSPVKRGESTKKPAGGNKIARWFSGKEPLEHDDDGPVNVSVRRPLKPAPGMPEDMPADHKVAPKILETSLSVKKGSGSSSKSADRKGSKKFEQEQAVQKAPSAVRPATSYHSRWNGEDAAGVTAIGGTGSKADEWEKAKLARVKEEYEKMMETIAEWETEKKVKARRQKEKKETELDRKRAKALEEYNQEMTRISKIAGGARSMAEERKYNDENKIKEKARKIRSTGKPSHTCACF, translated from the exons ATGAACAGCAGTGGAGAATATGATGCTGCATTCGCAGCCACAATTGCAGCGGCAGCATTTGCAATCGCTGCCAGTGAAGAGAAGCTTGCAACTCAGAAGAAGTCTGTCCCCATTGAGGAGGTGCCCCCAGCCCTGTCGCCAGTCAAGAGAGGTGAAAGCACCAAAAAACCTGCTGGAGGCAACAAAATCGCAAGATGGTTTAGCGGCAAAGAGCCTCTAGAACACGACGATGACGGTCCAG TTAACGTATCGGTGAGGAGGCCACTGAAACCAGCACCTGGAATGCCTGAGGATATGCCTGCAGATCACAAGGTGGCACCCAAGATACTTGAAACTTCTCTGAGTGTGAAGAAGGGTTCAGGATCCTCCAGCAAGTCAGCAGACAGGAAAGGAAGCAAGAAGTTTGAGCAAGAACAGGCTGTTCAGAAAGCGCCCTCGGCCGTCAGGCCAGCCACATCATATCATTCTAGATGGAATGGAGAAGACGCAGCAGGAGTAACTGCTATTGGCGGCACGGGATCTAAGGCTGATGAATGGGAGAAGGCAAAGCTTGCAAGAGTTAAAGAGGA GTATGAAAAGATGATGGAGACCATAGCTGAATGGGAAACTGAGAAGAAGGTGAAGGCGAGAcgccaaaaagaaaagaaagag ACTGAGCTGGACAGAAAGAGAGCAAAAGCACTAGAAGAATACAACCAGGAGATGACAAGGATCAGCAAAAttgctggaggagcaaggtcaaTGGCAGAGGAACGAAAATACAACGATGAGAATAAGATCAAAGAGAAGGCGCGCAAGATACGATCCACAGGAAAGCCTTCCCACACATGTGCTTGCTTTTGA
- the LOC136550300 gene encoding uncharacterized protein, giving the protein MSKDLEKGSPSGTTPTTSVSSLESKKHEKTVPNYLRATRGSCHDFCKYGHKNPSEEEPGFSGGRRKKLPAHLNNLTLHRSAILDRSKDVKNRSVSLAKSSISLGEVERFAPKKASANRKGVTSSEHMVPRTATPSQHKSLNSDGRKMHSIVAQKAPTNLRRSNGVPKIDKKETTPAKGAIFPAKSKFPEKTLLEKSRNVDRVTMANQSWHKRPASSTTKLNIVKQGPLASQASSKHLLLKHKNTQEGPVAANITRMHAKSGQSPKRSSNSNINGKEGSDMPRSPLSLEPKLTASVEVQIDDPQIAGYYIDSTLAELSSAITEYVDNSQPAPEETSKSISEDDGMGITEKSKVLVGEALLESTIALELQQSLLDEKEFSAILGESDLEHKLPEHNIVHNQASKDYDSQIDYATLCQLPEQVTTVENADVYDFISTQSNSKIEDDQVQVEVNASVESLISEGKEEMELHGDFERSPGLLVVDKKHNEEPESCLDLSSGNAAENDTAGKVFDSRMNNSASHCQSISETSSDGGLLEEPKSMLIEPSVFAGDELASISNENTSEQGGLKSRIFITHQSPEELSDNEFYEEYDFELSESDESGTEDEETTINKNRDESLKSGGQRSRRTSALELDDASLTPYKLKFKRGKIVELPPDIIGPRRLKFRRKSANEASNRESQPARRIYRRNSTSNAVPTDVESPGVKLRHQDAQEKKDAQGLFNNVIEETASKLVESRKSKVKALVGAFETVISLQDGKPTSSTAQAGNSQDSIPDDEGNGPEETG; this is encoded by the coding sequence ATGTCCAAAGATTTGGAAAAAggttcacctagtggcaccacaCCTACGACTTCAGTTTCATCTCTAGAGTCAAAAAAGCATGAGAAGACTGTACCAAATTATCTCAGAGCTACTAGAGGCTCGTGCCATGATTTTTGCAAGTATGGACACAAAAATCCTTCAGAAGAGGAGCCGGGTTTTtctggaggaagaagaaagaaactTCCTGCTCATCTGAATAATTTGACACTACACAGATCAGCTATCTTGGATAGGTCCAAGGATGTCAAAAATAGGAGTGTATCACTAGCCAAGTCGAGCATATCTCTGGGTGAAGTTGAACGTTTTGCACCCAAGAAAGCATCAGCAAATCGAAAAGGTGTTacatccagtgagcatatggttcCCAGGACAGCTACACCATCTCAACATAAATCTCTGAACTCTGATGGAAGAAAGATGCATTCAATTGTTGCACAGAAGGCTCCAACAAATCTAAGGCGTTCAAATGGAGTTCCAAAAATTGATAAAAAAGAAACAACGCCGGCCAAGGGGGCTATATTTCCTGCCAAATCAAAGTTTCCAGAGAAGACCTTGCTGGAGAAATCTAGAAATGTGGATAGAGTCACAATGGCTAATCAATCATGGCACAAGAGGCCAGCTTCTTCTACCACTAAGCTCAACATAGTTAAACAGGGGCCTCTTGCATCTCAGGCTTCTAGCAAgcatctacttttaaaacataaaAATACTCAGGAGGGACCTGTTGCAGCAAATATTACTAGAATGCATGCTAAATCTGGACAAAGTCCTAAAAGGTCAAGCAATTCAAATATAAATGGGAAGGAAGGCTCAGATATGCCCAGATCACCCCTCTCTTTGGAACCCAAGCTGACTGCTTCTGTGGAAGTACAAATAGATGATCCACAAATTGCAGGGTATTATATCGATTCAACATTGGCTGAACTCTCTTCAGCTATTACAGAATACGTAGACAATTCTCAACCAGCACCAGAAGAAACAAGTAAATCCATTTCAGAGGACGATGGGATGGGAATAACTGAAAAGAGCAAAGTATTAGTAGGTGAAGCCCTCCTGGAAAGCACCATTGCCCTTGAGCTGCAGCAATCATTATTAGATGAAAAGGAATTCAGTGCTATCCTAGGTGAATCTGATCTAGAACATAAACTACCAGAGCATAATATTGTTCATAATCAAGCTTCAAAGGATTATGACAGCCAAATAGATTATGCAACTCTTTGTCAATTACCAGAACAAGTAACAACTGTGGAAAATGCAGATGTGTATGACTTTATATCAACTCAAAGTAATTCAAAAATTGAGGATGATCAAGTTCAAGTTGAAGTCAATGCGTCTGTGGAGTCTCTGATCTCTGAAGGTAAGGAAGAAATGGAACTTCATGGAGATTTTGAAAGATCTCCAGGGCTACTGGTGGTTGACAAAAAACATAATGAGGAGCCtgagtcttgtcttgatctttctTCTGGAAATGCAGCAGAGAATGATACGGCTGGTAAAGTTTTTGACAGTAGGATGAACAACAGTGCTTCTCACTGCCAATCAATTTCAGAAACTTCATCAGATGGTGGACTTCTTGAAGAGCCTAAGTCCATGCTAATTGAACCAAGTGTTTTTGCTGGTGATGAGTTAGCAAGTATCAGTAATGAAAATACCTCTGAACAGGGCGGACTGAAATCAAGGATATTTATTACTCATCAGTCACCAGAAGAACTATCGGATAATGAATTTTATGAAGAGTATGATTTTGAATTAAGTGAATCAGATGAATCTGGTACAGAGGATGAGGAGACAACAATCAACAAAAATAGGGATGAATCTCTGAAGTCTGGtggccaaagatcaagaagaacctCAGCACTTGAATTGGATGATGCTAGTCTCACACCTTATAAATTGAAGTTTAAGAGGGGTAAAATTGTAGAACTCCCACCAGACATCATTGGCCCAAGGAGACTGAAATTTAGAAGAAAGTCTGCAAATGAAGCTTCAAATCGTGAAAGCCAACCAGCTAGAAGGATTTACAGAAGGAACAGCACCAGTAATGCTGTTCCTACTGATGTGGAATCTCCTGGTGTGAAACTGCGACATCAAGATGCACAGGAGAAGAAAGATGCACAAGGATTGTTCAATAATGTAATTGAAGAAACTGCAAGCAAGCTAGTTGAGTCCAGGAAAAGCAAGGTAAAAGCTTTAGTTGGTGCTTTTGAAACAGTGATTTCTCTCCAGGATGGCAAACCCACATCATCCACAGCACAAGCTGGTAATTCACAAGATTCAATTCCTGATGATGAGGGAAATGGACCTGAGGAAACTGGATAG